A genomic segment from Osmerus mordax isolate fOsmMor3 chromosome 5, fOsmMor3.pri, whole genome shotgun sequence encodes:
- the fank1 gene encoding LOW QUALITY PROTEIN: fibronectin type 3 and ankyrin repeat domains protein 1 (The sequence of the model RefSeq protein was modified relative to this genomic sequence to represent the inferred CDS: substituted 3 bases at 3 genomic stop codons) encodes MTTTGIPKPFKTPSPPVIGKVSHHSIELCWETEENEPRSGPPERWTSFSVEEMDLKSHTYGTIYVGYSNQHTVQGLDPSTAYRFRLRFTRPTGESLYSPCVSVSTTRESITSLGXPTYKSLTXNVRLLAQHGVSDTXNGYLAGEPVSGMSLHRAVNMNDEEEMTRVLQSGSVVVNVHDKLGFTPLMVAAQKGFARIVHQLVEHGADVNMKNGSGRDSLMLACFSGHLDIVKYLRKFGASWKSQDMGGCTPLHWAADGGHLAVIAYMIQDKCELDIRDGVSQWTPLMRVSAVSGNPSVASLLIRAGADVNARDKDGKTPLMVAVLNNHEELVQLLLDSGADHDVKNEFGSGAAEMAKAFGRENIINLLERKKSTDHELE; translated from the exons ATGACAACTACAG GGATCCCTAAACCATTTAAAACACCATCACCCCCAGTCATTGGAAAAGTGAGCCATCACAGCATTGAGTTGtgctgggagacagaggagaatgaACCGAGGAGTGGTCCACCTGAGAGATGGACCAGCTTCTCTGTGGAAGAGATGGACCTCAAATCACACACATACGGGACCATCTACGT TGGGTACAGCAACCAACACACTGTGCAAGGCCTGGACCCCAGCACTGCTTACAGATTCCGACTCAGGTTCACCAGGCCAACAGGAGAGTCCCTCTACAGcccatgtgtctctgtctcGACCACGCGTGAGTCAATAACCAGCCTCGGTTAACCAACATACAAATCACTAACCTAAAATGTTCGTCTGTTAGCACAGCATGGTGTTTCAGACACCTGAAATGGGTATCTTGCAGGTGAGCCAGTGAGTGGGATGAGCTTGCACCGTGCTGTCAACATGAACGATGAGGAGGAAATGACCAGAGTGTTGCAGTCTGG GTCAGTCGTCGTAAATGTCCATGACAAACTAGGCTTCACTCCTCTCATGGTGGCTGCGCAGAAAGGCTTTGCCAG AATTGTCCACCAACTGGTGGAGCACGGTGCAGATGTGAATATGAAGAACGGCAGtgggagagacag CCTGATGCTGGCCTGTTTTTCTGGTCACCTGGACATAGTGAAGTACCTGAGGAAGTTCGGAGCGTCGTGGAAGTCCCAGGATATGGGGGGCTGCACCCCCCTCCACTGGGCTGCAGACGGGGGACACCTGGCCGTCATCGCCTACATGATCCAGGACAAATGCGAG CTGGACATCCGGGACGGCGTGTCCCAGTGGACTCCTCTGATGAGGGTGTCGGCCGTGAGCGGGAACCCCTCGGTGGCCTCCCTCCTCATCAGAGCCGGGGCGGACGTCAACGCCAGGGATAAGGATGGGAAGACGCCGCTCATG GTTGCAGTGTTGAACAACCACGAGGAGCTGGTGCAGCTGCTGTTAGACAGCGGAGCAGATCACGATGTGAAGAATGAG TTTGGGTCGGGGGCAGCTGAAATGGCGAAGGCCTTTGGAAGAGAG aATATCATCAATCTACTGGAACGAAAGAAGAGTACAGACCATGAATTAGAGTAA
- the LOC136942839 gene encoding putative pre-mRNA-splicing factor ATP-dependent RNA helicase DHX32: protein MDIIGQGVRRKSQLMAQDIATAGEEYLEEKIGYDSDGDVASEENVEYYDVLELNQFDGLPYSSRYYKLLKERTALPVWKAKSEFMETLVNRQFVMVSGTTKTGRSSQIPQWCAEFCLSVQYRNGMVVCTQIHKQQTVALALRVADEMDVNIGHEVGYSIPLETCCSSDTVLRYCTDDMLLREMMSDPMLEQYGVIIIDQAHERTVSTDVLLGLLKDISLQRPELRVVVLTASHPGPKLLAHWGSGSAPAPFIQLEGLAGGEAVHSSTAGASQKDYFCSALRLVLEIHRSQEGGDVVVFLATSQEIDLAQDILRREGHGLPTAQGELLPITVHPGPGCSLLVLGEGEEGRARRVFLTSSPNEELFWAVDSIRFVIYAGVQRRCVYNPRIRTNSAVIRPISKSQAESRRQLAGKCFCLYPEDMPLANETWPHILESDITSTVLFLKRMEIAGLGHCDFIDRPDPEGLMQALEELDYLAALDDDGNLSEMGIIMSELPLEPQMAKTLLASCEFDCVNEVVTIAAMLTVPSCFLVPSAELRPEAAQCHMKFQHPEGDHFTLINIYKAFKQHQQEPNFCVEKWCQDLYLSLPALQTADALRSELMATLRRIELPVSMPAFGSRINTLNIKKALLAGFFMQVARDVDGSGNYFILNHKHVAQIHPLSGYGTKIPKLGLPDWILFHQYSFSEDNCLRTVSHISPEEFIQMAPQYFFYNLPASESKDILQHILDHGAAHCKGKKTTSPTLETDSPEEQAYERCVIQ, encoded by the exons ATGGACATAATCGGACAAGGAGTGCGTCGTAAATCGCAATTGATGGCGCAGGACATTGCAACAGCAGGGGAGGAGTATTTGGAGGAGAAAATAGGTTACGATTCAGATGGAGATGTGGCAAGTGAAGAGAATGTGGAATATTATGATGTATTGGAACTTAATCAATTTGATGGACTGCCTTATTCCTCACGGTATTATAAATTGCTGAAGGAAAGGACTGCTCTCCCAGTTTGGAAAGCCAAGAGTGAGTTCATGGAAACTTTGGTCAACAGACAGTTTGTTATGGTCAGCGGCACTACCAAAACAGGCAGAAGTTCTCAG ATCCCTCAGTGGTGTGCAGAGTTCTGCCTCTCAGTCCAGTACCGGAACGGCATGGTGGTGTGTACTCAGATACACAAGCAGCAGACAGTGGCTTTGGCCCTGCGGGTGGCTGACGAGATGGACGTCAACATTGGTCATGAAGTGGGCTACAGCATTCCGTTGGAGACATGCTGCTCCAGTGACACTGTCCTCAG GTACTGTACGGACGACATGCTGTTGAGGGAGATGATGTCCGACCCCATGCTGGAGCAGTACGGCGTCATCATCATCGACCAGGCCCACGAGAGGACGGTCAGCACCGACGTCCTGCTGGGCCTCCTGAAAGACATCAGCCTTCAGAGGCCAGAGCTGCGGGTGGTGGTGCTCACCGCCTCCCATCCCGGCCCTAAGCTGCTGGCCCACTGGGGCTCAGGCTCAGCGCCGGCCCCTTTCATCCAGCTGGAGGgcctggctggaggagaggcggtGCACAGCAGCACTGCTGGGGCCAGCCAGAAGGACTACTTTTGCTCCGCGCTGCGCCTGGTGCTGGAGATCCACCGCTcgcaggaaggaggagatgtGGTGGTGTTCCTGGCCACCTCTCAG GAGATAGATCTAGCCCAGGACATCCTGCGTCGCGAGGGGCACGGCCTCCCAACAGCCCAAGGGGAGCTCCTGCCCATCACCGTGCACCCTGGGCCGGGATGCAGTCTGCTcgtcctgggggagggggaggagggcagggccagGAGGGTCTTCCTCACCTCGAGCCCAAATGAGGAGCTCTTCTGGGCTGTCGATTCAATCCGCTTCGTCATCTATGCTGGGGTCCAGAGAAGATGC GTATACAACCCCAGGATTAGGACTAACTCTGCTGTCATACGTCCAATCAGTAAGAGCCAAGCAGAGAGTCGGCGGCAGCTGGCAG GAAAATGTTTCTGTCTGTACCCAGAGGACATGCCTCTGGCCAATGAGACATGGCCACACATTCTGGAGTCTGACATCACTTCCACTGTGCTCTTCCTGAAGAGGATGGAGATCGCCGGTCTGGGCCACTGTGACTTCATCGACAGACCTG ATCCAGAAGGTCTGATGCAggctctggaggagctggactacCTGGCAGCTCTGGATGACGACGGCAACCTGTCCGAGATGGGCATCATCATGTCCGAGTTGCCCCTGGAGCCCCAGATGGCCAAGACCCTGCTGGCCTCCTGCGAGTTTGACTGTGTCAACGAGGTGGTCACCATCGCTGCCATGTTGACAG ttccttcctgcttcctggtccCCTCGGCGGAGCTGCGTCCTGAGGCTGCCCAGTGCCACATGAAGTTCCAGCACCCTGAAGGAGACCACTTCACCCTCATCAACATCTACAAGGCCTTCAAGCAGCACCAGCAGGAGCCAA ACTTCTGTGTGGAGAAGTGGTGCCAGGACCTCTACCTCAGCCTGCCCGCCCTGCAGACAGCCGATGCCCTCCGCTCCGAGCTGATGGCCACCCTGAGGAGGATCGAGCTGCCCGTGTCCATGCCAGCCTTCGGCTCCAGGATCAACACCCTCAACATCAAGAAGGCTCTGCTGGCAGGGTTCTTCATGCAG GTGGCGAGGGATGTGGACGGATCGGGGAACTACTTTATTCTGAACCACAAACACGTGGCCCAGATCCATCCTCTGTCCGGCTACGGCACCAAGATCCCCAAACTGGGCCTGCCCGACTGGATCCTCTTCCACCAGTACTCCTTCTCCGAGGACAACTGCCTGCGTACCGTCTCACACATCTCCCCGGAAGA GTTCATTCAGATGGCACCACAGTACTTCTTCTACAACCTGCCAGCCAGCGAGAGCAAGGACATCCTCCAGCACATCCTGGACCATGGAGCTGCACACTGCAAAGGCAAGAAGACGACCAGCCCCACTCTGGAGACGGACTCCCCGGAGGAACAGGCCTACGAGAGATGTGTCATACAGTAA